Within Trichoderma atroviride chromosome 2, complete sequence, the genomic segment cagcctatcTTACTCAGATAACAGCCTTTTCAGCTGAGCAGGACTCTCCTGATCGATGGGACGCtgtccctttcttttcttctgtccGCGGCGAACTTCTTGACTTGAGCGCTCTCGGCCCTCAATACTGGGCCGAGAACCTTAGAAGCCCAGTTAACTTCACTGCTGCACTAtgcgctcttcttcaccaccCAAGGGGCGTCTCGGGCGGAGAGCCTGGTTCGTTCATCGACGGTATTGTAGAGATTGGCCCTCACTCAGCTCTCCGTACATACTGTCTTGAGATTTGCAGTAGCGGAGATAAGCCAGTAGTCGTCCCCTATATTAACACCCTTCGACGCGCCCATAGCGCCTATGATACGATGCTTGCCGCAGCTGGTGATCTCTGGTGCCTCGGCAGTCCCGTCAATCTTTCGATAGTCAATGGGGCGACCTCGGACGCCACGATCCTGGTGGACCTCCCGCCATACCCTTTCAACCATTCTATATCATACTCGGCCGAGACCACGGCATTACGTGAGTTCCTTTCAAAAGGGTATCCTCATACGGGACTCTTGGGTGCCCCTGTTTTAGGATCTATGGTCCCTCAATGGCGAAAGTTCCTACGGATTCGCGATGACCCCTGGATGCTTGACCACAAAGTGAGTTGGACGatgtctccttcttcttcttcttcttcttcttcttcttcttcttcttcttcttcttcttcttcttcttcttcttcttcttctttttcttgttgtgACTGTGTCGGTGGGCAAAGGGCGAAATGTACGTGGGCTAAAGCTAATATAATTGTATTAGGTGCAATCTAGAACACTCTATCCGGGAACTGGTTATATAATCATGGGTAAGTGGTGGCCCTCTGATCCGATTTTAGTGCAAGTCCTAATCATCAAAGAAGTTATCGAGGCTATGTGCCAGCTTGCTGACCCTCTGACGGAGATTGCGGGCTTCGAGCTACAAGATGTAGTTTTTGATGCCCCCCTTACAAATATCGGATGATGATCAAGGCATTGAGACAGTGACACAGGTTGGTTCTACTCGGGAATCGACAGGAAGTCCGTGGTCGACCTTTACCGTATCTTCCCGTGGTGGAAGAGATGACTTTTCTTTCCAGGCACACTGTAAGGGCAAGATTCGTGTCCATAACAAACCAGCAGTGGGCTCCGAGTTGGCGCACGAAATTGAGCTCGAGCGGCAGCGGTATCTCGACGCATACATGGATGCAGAAAAACACTGTCAGCGTCCAGTTGCAGATTTTTACGAAAAGGCAGCCGAAGTTGGCATGGAATTTGGGCCTATGTTCCGGAACTTGTACAATATCCACCAAGGCTCCGACAGGACTCGCGCCGCGATTATTATCCCAGACACGAAGTCCGTCATGCCAGGCAAATTTGAACATCCTCACATCATCCATCCCGCCACTCTCGATGCCCTCGCGCAAACAGCACTTAGCACGCTGTCATCCAACGGAGAGGGCCTGGCAGCTCCGTTAGTCGCAGCCAGGCTTGAAAGCTTGTATATGGACGCACAAATTGCGAGGAATCCTGGCCATATGTTCAAAGCGTCGGCGACCAGAGATGCGCAGAGCAACCACGGTGCCAAATGCACGGTTACTGTGCTGGATTCCCAGACTAATGCACCGATTTTCATTGCTAAAGGTGTTGAGATCACCTACCTTGGCAAATCTGAGCCTACGCCACAGTCACCAAACGACGGGCTTTGCTGGCAGACCGTGTGGGGAGCAGACGTTGACCTCCTCGCACCAAACCAGGTGCAAGAGATCATCGCATCGCGCGTACCGTCCGACCCGTTGGAGGGAGAGTGGGATAACGTGATTGAGCTCATCACTTTCTCCTACGTTAGAAAGTCGCTTGAGTGGCTGTCAGGCGAAGGCAAAGGCTTTGTTCCCAAGTCTGGCACGCTTAAATACTACTATGAGTGGATGATCGATACCGTTGAGCGGCGAAGCGATCTTCTTACGCATCCATTTGTGGACAAAGCGGAATCGTTTGCAGAAGCGGCTCAGGGCAACGGACCAGGAGGAGTAGTATTGGAGATGGTGAGTCGCATTGGAAGAGGGCAGCAGAGCATCTTCCAGAACACCATCCAGCCACTGGAAGTAATGCTGGAAgggaagcttcttcatgagTTTTAGTAAGCTAAGCATTTTAGACCTGGATGAGCTGAAAGGCATCGCTGACCAAGTCATACAGCAACGCAACTGGCACGACCTTCAATGTTGCTGTATCAGAATACATGGGGTTGCTTGCCCACAAGATGGCCGGCCAAGCTACGATTCTCGAAATCGGTGCAGGAACTGGTGGCACAACTGCCAAGATCCTGGACCGGCTCCGCAATACAGATGGCAGCTCCATGGCCCGCCGTTATGTTTTTACAGATATATCTGCTGGCTTTCTTGGCAATGCTTCTGCCATGTTCTCACAAGATGCTTCAGTGATGGAATTTAAAACCCTCGATATTGAACAGAATCCCCTGAACCAAGGTTTCGAGCCTGATAGCTTCGATATAATTGTGGCATCGGCTGTTCTTCACGCAACAAAGAATATTGAAACTACACTTAACCACTGCCGAAGTCTTCTCAAGCCGGGAGGAAGACTCGTACTGGCCGAGGGTACTGTAAGTAAACTCTACATGAGTCTCATCATGGGCACACTGCCTGGATGGTGGCttggcgaagacgacgaccgCAAGGGCGGACCTTTGCTTAGCACGCCGAGGTGGGACGATGCTCTACGCAGAACAGGCTTCAGCGGTGTTGATGTAGAGTTCCACtcaccaccagctccagcgtcTCTGCTTGTGTCTACGAAGCTCAAGACCACACCCGATCTCTTGCCTCGGGAGGAAGCCCCTCTACGTATCATCGTCAATAGCCCGCCCGATCCTAATTCACCGGCATTGAGGTTGCAGAAACTTCTGTCGACTTCGATTCGAGATGTTTCAGTGGTTACTTGGGAATCACTCTCGACCAATCAAATAACAAGGACATACTGCCTGAGTCTTCTCGAGCTAGAAAAGCCATTCCTTTGGGACATTCAGGAGGAAGATTTCAAAAAGCTGAAAGAGCTTCTATATGGATCCGCTGCGGTTTGTTGGATGACAAGCGGAGCCAGCGTCGACTCGTCAAACCCCGAATTGAGTCTTGTTACAGGTCTCACAAGGACACTCATTAACGAAAGCGACGTTAATATTATATTGATCGACTTGGATGTGAATACTGGTCTAGTTGAACAAGAGTCTTTGAGTCTTGTCAGTACAATTCTTTTATCTCACAGAGCGGGTATTACAAAGGAGCGCGAATTCGCTATACGCAATCGAATCCCGCAGATACCCCGTTTACTGAGACTTGCAGAATTTGAAGACATAATCCGGAGACAAGAAGGGCGTGGCCCGgtgcagcttctgccgtAT encodes:
- a CDS encoding uncharacterized protein (EggNog:ENOG41), translating into MGRELFAYPQFQASVASCDSTLKSLGCSWGLLEELHRSEADSRLDTAELSQAVCTALQIGLVDLLHACGVQPAAVVGHSSGEIAAAYAAGGLSRRAAIAMAYYRGISASSIELNPNLNGGMTAVRASGETIAPILRDLKHGVAIIACYNSPSNCTVSGDKAALDELQSVLDKAGIGFTRLKVKVAYHSPHMDSAAAAYLTQITAFSAEQDSPDRWDAVPFFSSVRGELLDLSALGPQYWAENLRSPVNFTAALCALLHHPRGVSGGEPGSFIDGIVEIGPHSALRTYCLEICSSGDKPVVVPYINTLRRAHSAYDTMLAAAGDLWCLGSPVNLSIVNGATSDATILVDLPPYPFNHSISYSAETTALREFLSKGYPHTGLLGAPVLGSMVPQWRKFLRIRDDPWMLDHKVQSRTLYPGTGYIIMGKWWPSDPILVQVLIIKEVIEAMCQLADPLTEIAGFELQDVGSTRESTGSPWSTFTVSSRGGRDDFSFQAHCKGKIRVHNKPAVGSELAHEIELERQRYLDAYMDAEKHCQRPVADFYEKAAEVGMEFGPMFRNLYNIHQGSDRTRAAIIIPDTKSVMPGKFEHPHIIHPATLDALAQTALSTLSSNGEGLAAPLVAARLESLYMDAQIARNPGHMFKASATRDAQSNHGAKCTVTVLDSQTNAPIFIAKGVEITYLGKSEPTPQSPNDGLCWQTVWGADVDLLAPNQVQEIIASRVPSDPLEGEWDNVIELITFSYVRKSLEWLSGEGKGFVPKSGTLKYYYEWMIDTVERRSDLLTHPFVDKAESFAEAAQGNGPGGVVLEMVSRIGRGQQSIFQNTIQPLEVMLEGKLLHEFYNATGTTFNVAVSEYMGLLAHKMAGQATILEIGAGTGGTTAKILDRLRNTDGSSMARRYVFTDISAGFLGNASAMFSQDASVMEFKTLDIEQNPLNQGFEPDSFDIIVASAVLHATKNIETTLNHCRSLLKPGGRLVLAEGTVSKLYMSLIMGTLPGWWLGEDDDRKGGPLLSTPRWDDALRRTGFSGVDVEFHSPPAPASLLVSTKLKTTPDLLPREEAPLRIIVNSPPDPNSPALRLQKLLSTSIRDVSVVTWESLSTNQITRTYCLSLLELEKPFLWDIQEEDFKKLKELLYGSAAVCWMTSGASVDSSNPELSLVTGLTRTLINESDVNIILIDLDVNTGLVEQESLSLVSTILLSHRAGITKEREFAIRNRIPQIPRLLRLAEFEDIIRRQEGRGPVQLLPYGQIQEPVKLVVQQAGLLEGMCFEVDKEARVPLPDDWAEIDVKAAGLNPEDLLTVLGKLKYSSIFGFECSGTVTRVGTKAERLKHGDRVWAWAENCLGTSARFPWWTALEIPASMSFEDAAGSMAIYVTVYYSFFQAGRLQAGESVLIHSAADAIGQAAIVLAQHIGADIYCTVDSDKKKQLLIESYGIPTDRTFSTQGNSFAKGVMRMTKDEGVDVILNSLAGESLKLSWQCLGEFGRFLELGITDVQANNTLEMRPFARNRSFIGVHLHDFMRWPVASARATMDGLRDLLDKGVIKPVKPIDLFEIGAAEQAFHQMQRGKSMGKIVLRMSPDSHVQYKLPPPHMPIDPTATYLLVGGMGGVGRVLANWLISVGAKNVAFLSRSAATNTDNQAYLQRLKDDGGINAKAWDCDASNRDELKKVLSDVQSTMPQIKGTIIASMVLRDSHFERMSLEDWTVAVKSKVHASRYLHELLPQNLDFFVMLSSGGGIIGYRGQANYHVGNVYQDSLAHYRRSQGQAALTIDMGPVLGVGWMAGEFVDISMQNLQLAGIVPSNPLHLSAFIAGSFGPNAPSHPANITLALPAGYSGEEPYYWMNTPRFSTLCVPGGSTGPATIQNGQINVNPPLKDEIVEAADVRAAGRITNTRLLEWIARLMAMSLEDIDTQKPLTAYGVDSLVAVELRNWLRRETGLELGVLDMIRDVPIAQLCLEVATRVREEVGKE